CCGCGGAGCTGTGCCCGGCGGGGAGCTGTGCCCACGGCAGAGCTGTGCCTCCGCGGAGCTGTGCTCGGCGGGGAGCTGTGCCCGGCGGGGAGCTGTGCCCAcggcagagctgtgcccaccGCGCCGCCCCGCGCGCTGCTGGCGGCTGTTGCCGGGAGACCGGCGCCGCTGCGGCCGGCGCGCGCCCCTGGATCGCTCCCGGCCGCGCGGCCGTTCCATTACGGCACGAGCGCGGCGCCCGTGGGCGATCCTGATGTATTATTCATGAGCCGGTCGGATATGCATTATTCATGAGGCGGCGAATGAGGGGCCGGCCCGACCCCACTAGGGCTCTTCATTGGCCGCAGGAGGGAGGCCACGCCCCCAGCGGCCACCACGCGGCGCAGGCGCAGCGGGGCGCGCGGCGGCTGCAGCCGCAGGGGAAGCGGTGGAGGTGCCGCCATGGCGGACGGCGATGGCTTGATGTCCGTGGACTACGAGGTGCACGGCAAGGTGCAGGGTGTGTTCTTCCGCAAGTACACCCAGGTGCGTGCCGCGGTCCCCGGGGGcgggctgccctgcctgccGGCGTGCGCCGCGCCCGCTGTCTGCCCGCTGTCACGGCGGGCGCCTTGGAGGGGCCGagccgcgggcgggcggggtCGTGGCCGCGGCCGAGATCTGAGCTccggctgctgctggaggcggCTGATACCGcggtgctgctggcagcccgGCCGCGTTATGTAAGCATGACTGAAGGGTGAGTTTCAGTCCCAGGTTTTCGCGTGAAAGAATATATTGAGTAGTCGAGTGaatcctctgctgctttcctgttgCCTGAGCCGCAGGAACTTCCTTGGCGGTCTGCGTCTTGCCAACAACATTGGCAATGTGACTGTTGTTCTATTGCTCTCTTACAGTTTGGATTAACCTAATTTTGATCTGCATTGTCTTCTCAGGGGGAGGCTAAGAAACTGGGGCTTGTTGGCTGGGTCCAAAACACCAGCCATGGCACTGTTCAAGGGCAAATCCAGGGTCCAGCTGCCAGGGTGCGGGAGCTGCAAGAATGGCTCAGGAAGATAGGAAGTCCCCAGTCCCGTATCAGCCGAGCAGACTTCAGCAATGAGAAGAAGATCGAGGCGCTGGAGCACAAGGAATTCCAGATTTTGAAGTGACTTTGTCCCGGAAGAAGCAAAGTCTGGAGCGTGAGCTGCCCTCACAGAacatttcctctcttcctcacTTACTCACTCAGTCAGCCAATGTTCAGCTCTAGAGaactttattttattgcatttttaatttattgtttttctgcACTGTTAGTTTGATGCTCAGCATTTTGCAGAATTCCAGTGGGTAGAGGAAGAGCTATGTTATCTCTGTTAAAGAGGTTGTTCAGGGCCAGAACCTCTGTTTCCAAGTGCACATTGTTTGGGGAGTTGTACATGAGCCAGATCTGTAAAAGAGGTTACAGTGTCAATGCCAGtagaaaacatttctaaaaacattatttctgtgCACTAAatgcctcagaaaaaaaaattgtttaattcCAGAACTTCATATTTTCTGTAGAATAAAATTGCTTCGATTTCACCTCCTGTGTGGAATGGATGTCGGATGGAGGGGCTGAGTGGCTGACGGCCCTCGGAGCGGGATCTTGTTGCCAAAgctgtccctctccctccccctcgGTGCCGCTGTGCGGGAATGGCCAGGTGGAAGCCGTTCTTCCCGCAGCCGGGCCGCGCTCCCGGCCTTGCCGGCGTCTTTGGGCCCAGTCGGGCGGGAACTACAACTCCCGGCATGCCCTTGCGCGGACCCCGCCTGCTCGCGGCTGCGCACGCGCCGTTGCCCCGCGCGAAGGGCCCGGCGGCCCGGCGCCGCTGGTCTCGCGCGGCGGCCGTTGCGGGGCCGGCCCGGTCCGGTCCGGTTCGGTGGGTGCTGAGGGGGCgagggcgggagcggggcccggGGCGGCCGGGAAGAGACAGCGGAGGGGGCTCCGGCTGTGAGGGGAGGGCACGAACAGCCTGTGGTGGCGAGCTGAGCCGCTCCGCCCTCCTCAGCCGGGACCGGGGAGTTTCGGCAGACCTGTCACAGCGGCGGCACCGGATCCCCAGGCACAGCTAGCAGGCCCCTTGACTGTCACGGCGCCAGGACTTGGAAACAGTGGCTTCTCTTTCGCATAAGCAGCTTGCTCTTTGCCTGCCACCCATTGCCAAGCCCGCTTTGCTCCTGTCCTGGATAAGTAGCAGCAGATGCTATTTGACCAGGACGAAACATTGTGAATTTTTGTGGCGGCGTAGAGGTAAAAACAGGAGAAAGCAGTTTTCTGCCCAGTTCTTGGTGAAATTTACTCTATAATTCTGATGAAAATTGCAGTAGAGACCTTTTGGTTGCAGATCCTTTGAGTTTTGCCTCGTATGGTAGGAGTGTGATTTGGGTATGCTGTTGGAGTGCACGGCATGTTGCTAGTAAGGGGCCTAGACTCAGGCTCTGGCCATCTACCCTGCAGGCACTGGCAATGTGTAGTCAGACCTGAGCATGAAAGTAATCACAGAAAAAGCCTCTGAATgccaagaaaatgaagaaaagtgtTATTTATGAGGGTGAATGAAATAAATGGCAGTCTTTTCAGGTCCTTAGtttgtatttctttaattttttcccttttctctccatGTTTCAAGGATCACGGAGCAGTGAGCTCCCTGCAGTTTCTTGTGTTCCTCATCTATCAGATTTTGACATGATCAAACGTTTGACGGAAGACGTGCGAGCCAGGCTGCGTTCTGGAGTCACTGTCAACTCACTTGGACAGTGTGTTGAGGAGCTTGTCCTCAACAGCATCGATGCCAAAGCAACGTGTGTAGCTATCAGGGTGGATTTGGAAGCTTTTAAGATCCAGGTGGTGGACAATGGCTCTGGAATGGGGAAAGAGGACTTAAAGGCTATTGGAAAGCGCTACTTCACCAGCAAGTGCAGCTCACTGAGAGACTTGGAGAACCTGACTTTCTATGGCTTCAGAGGAGAGGCTTTGGCAAGTATAGCCAACATGGCCAATGTAGTGGAAATCTCATCTAAGACCAGCAGGACAGCAAAAACATTCATTAAACTTTTTCACAATGGACAAGCACTGGAAGTGTGTGAAGCTGGATTGAACAGACCAAGTGGCGGAACTACAGTCACTGTGTGCAATCTGTTCCATCAGTTGCCGGTGAGGAGAAAGTGTATGGATCCTGCGTTGGAAATGGAGAGGGTGAGACAGAAGGTAGAGGCTGTATCACTAATGCATCCTTCTGTTTCCCTTTCTTTAAGAAATGATGTTTCTTGTTCTATGGTGCTTCAGCTCCCTAAGACAAGAGATGTATACTCTCGGTTTTGTCAAATTTATGGACTAGGCAGATCCCAGAAGTTGCGAGAAATAAGTCACAAGTCTGGAGGATTTGAGATAAGTGGTTTTATCAGTACTGAGGGACATTACAATAAGAATATGCAATTCTTGTATGTGAATAGAAGGCTTGTTTTAAAGACAAGACTACATAAACTAATTgattttttattaagaaaacaaagtgtAATTTGCAAGGCAAAAAGTGTCCCTGCAAGCCGACAGGCTAATTCAAGTCCTGGTCGCCATCGCTGTGGGCCAGAGTTGTATGGGATCTTTATTCTCAATGTAACCTGTGCATACAGTGACTATGATGTGTGCCTGGAACCTGCAAAGACTCTGATTGAGTTCCAGAACTGGGATGTTCTTCTAAATTGCATAGAGGAAggagtgaaaatatttttgaaacgagaacatttatttattgaacCATGTAGTGAGGACATCAGAGAATTTAATGAACGTAATGACTTTCGTTTGCATAACGCTTCAGGTCTGAAACCCTCAATTCTTGACAAGAAGAGCATCCAAGAAAGTTTTAAGAAAGCATGTAATGAAATTGTGGATTCTTATGAAATGTGTACCTTGCAATCAAAAGATGTCAAGAGGAAATctattactggaaaaaaaagttcaagtCTTATAGAGTCAAGTAAAAATGTACAGGAAACTGAAAATGCCCCTCTTCAGAACACTGCTGAGTTATCTGATCCCTGTAGAAACAATAAAGCAGAGATTTCATTGCCAAGCAAAGATGACACAGTTTCTGATTTAATGAAATCACGTACCTCAGAACAGGAGCCAAAATACATTAACAATTCTCAAAAAGTACTTGATACTCGTCTGAAACCTTCAGAACATCTTCGTTCCTCTCTCAGTGGAGAGGCCAGATCAGATATAAGAGAAATAGATGGTTGTGATGACCTAGGGGATTGTGCAGAGATAAATATAAAAGATGTGGGCAGCCAGCAAGGTCCAGTAATACAGGAAAGCAATAAGATCCGTGTCTTAAATAAGGATGTTATTCAGTCACTGCTTGAGAGAGACGACCCTACTGAAACAGCAGTAGCACCTGAAACCATCTCTGGAAGTTCATTTATCAGACTGCGTAATGCAAGAAACAGGCAAACAACTGAAGTGAAGGATGACGCCAGAAGAGGGGCTGTTAGTTCATTACCATTAACGTTGTGCCTTACAGACCTTGTAAAAAGTGTTATGCAAAATGAGCCCCCGAGTGACTGtgaacaaacagaaacaaatcttGCATTGAACACACAGCGTAGGCCTGGCCCTGTCAGTGCCAAGGATATTTTTGACCGCAAAGTGAATGTTCAGTCTTCAAATCCTAAGGGTATTTCCAGTAATACTAAAAAAGAATATACAGCTTCTTTTACCAGAGAAGTATGCATGGCTGATGGTAATGAGAACAAACGTT
This region of Catharus ustulatus isolate bCatUst1 chromosome 6, bCatUst1.pri.v2, whole genome shotgun sequence genomic DNA includes:
- the ACYP1 gene encoding acylphosphatase-1 codes for the protein MADGDGLMSVDYEVHGKVQGVFFRKYTQGEAKKLGLVGWVQNTSHGTVQGQIQGPAARVRELQEWLRKIGSPQSRISRADFSNEKKIEALEHKEFQILK
- the MLH3 gene encoding DNA mismatch repair protein Mlh3 isoform X4, which gives rise to MIKRLTEDVRARLRSGVTVNSLGQCVEELVLNSIDAKATCVAIRVDLEAFKIQVVDNGSGMGKEDLKAIGKRYFTSKCSSLRDLENLTFYGFRGEALASIANMANVVEISSKTSRTAKTFIKLFHNGQALEVCEAGLNRPSGGTTVTVCNLFHQLPVRRKCMDPALEMERVRQKVEAVSLMHPSVSLSLRNDVSCSMVLQLPKTRDVYSRFCQIYGLGRSQKLREISHKSGGFEISGFISTEGHYNKNMQFLYVNRRLVLKTRLHKLIDFLLRKQSVICKAKSVPASRQANSSPGRHRCGPELYGIFILNVTCAYSDYDVCLEPAKTLIEFQNWDVLLNCIEEGVKIFLKREHLFIEPCSEDIREFNERNDFRLHNASGLKPSILDKKSIQESFKKACNEIVDSYEMCTLQSKDVKRKSITGKKSSSLIESSKNVQETENAPLQNTAELSDPCRNNKAEISLPSKDDTVSDLMKSRTSEQEPKYINNSQKVLDTRLKPSEHLRSSLSGEARSDIREIDGCDDLGDCAEINIKDVGSQQGPVIQESNKIRVLNKDVIQSLLERDDPTETAVAPETISGSSFIRLRNARNRQTTEVKDDARRGAVSSLPLTLCLTDLVKSVMQNEPPSDCEQTETNLALNTQRRPGPVSAKDIFDRKVNVQSSNPKGISSNTKKEYTASFTREVCMADGNENKRLSHQVREEIAMPAPTNKRTYETSSHAELPLATSSGIPRKKIVIKNTRRQIAVPRPQPSKKLSLSTQLGSLEKFRRYYGRVKPTLPTPTSEQSKCGLPVLNSETNCDFSKNGNDDHGNFNSFETPPAEDTDSNNIGQGFGSLEKTLFCSGEMSQDKQALCQSPLTLSDYSLVSDKNTSCIRSPGSLSSKLSRMKTDHKEVEQLGEQFQTDSNRQDDHSFDLESSNNDFLYNVCQTYKSSLEKGREHKSNICEEATCFQSDGVIAESVKSPVSSSPLSSIEGEYTVSSGNILSLPSKDDCTNIIREDKSPLGESSEQNMKDTEVPHVTLQRNLEFSANNTSTDNPRNDSCSVWLQDFDALSGKTVYINKATGLSTYGTPPSERFQAACIQDITTMAVNVVSENDAEGGSLQSLLLEWDNPVFVPCPEVLQQVDNKFIACLINTRNGMDKKADGNLLILVDQHAAHERIRLEQLIADSYEKEAAACGKKKILSSSISPPLEIEVTEEQRRFLRCCYKNLEDLGLELSFPETNNSLILVRKVPMCFIEREANELRRKRQPITKSIVEELIQEQVELMQTTRGGARGTLPLTFLKVLASQACHGAIKFNEHLTLEESCRLIEALSSCKLPFQCAHGRPSMLPLADIDHLQQEKQPKPNLTRLRKMARAWQLFGKKKEPI
- the MLH3 gene encoding DNA mismatch repair protein Mlh3 isoform X7, producing the protein MIKRLTEDVRARLRSGVTVNSLGQCVEELVLNSIDAKATCVAIRVDLEAFKIQVVDNGSGMGKEDLKAIGKRYFTSKCSSLRDLENLTFYGFRGEALASIANMANVVEISSKTSRTAKTFIKLFHNGQALEVCEAGLNRPSGGTTVTVCNLFHQLPVRRKCMDPALEMERVRQKVEAVSLMHPSVSLSLRNDVSCSMVLQLPKTRDVYSRFCQIYGLGRSQKLREISHKSGGFEISGFISTEGHYNKNMQFLYVNRRLVLKTRLHKLIDFLLRKQSVICKAKSVPASRQANSSPGRHRCGPELYGIFILNVTCAYSDYDVCLEPAKTLIEFQNWDVLLNCIEEGVKIFLKREHLFIEPCSEDIREFNERNDFRLHNASGLKPSILDKKSIQESFKKACNEIVDSYEMCTLQSKDVKRKSITGKKSSSLIESSKNVQETENAPLQNTAELSDPCRNNKAEISLPSKDDTVSDLMKSRTSEQEPKYINNSQKVLDTRLKPSEHLRSSLSGEARSDIREIDGCDDLGDCAEINIKDVGSQQGPVIQESNKIRVLNKDVIQSLLERDDPTETAVAPETISGSSFIRLRNARNRQTTEVKDDARRGAVSSLPLTLCLTDLVKSVMQNEPPSDCEQTETNLALNTQRRPGPVSAKDIFDRKVNVQSSNPKGISSNTKKEYTASFTREVCMADGNENKRLSHQVREEIAMPAPTNKRTYETSSHAELPLATSSGIPRKKIVIKNTRRQIAVPRPQPSKKLSLSTQLGSLEKFRRYYGRVKPTLPTPTSEQSKCGLPVLNSETNCDFSKNGNDDHGNFNSFETPPAEDTDSNNIGQGFGSLEKTLFCSGEMSQDKQALCQSPLTLSDYSLVSDKNTSCIRSPGSLSSKLSRMKTDHKEVEQLGEQFQTDSNRQDDHSFDLESSNNDFLYNVCQTYKSSLEKGREHKSNICEEATCFQSDGVIAESVKSPVSSSPLSSIEGEYTVSSGNILSLPSKDDCTNIIREDKSPLGESSEQNMKDTEVPHVTLQRNLEFSANNTSTDNPRNDSCSVWLQDFDALSGKTVYINKATGLSTYGTPPSERFQAACIQDITTMAVNVVSENGFQFRCHPFRSEIVLPFLPRPQKEKIQASQNLRDAEGGSLQSLLLEWDNPVFVPCPEIAVDVTSGQADSLAVKIHNILYPYRFTKDMVHSMQVLQQVDNKFIACLINTRNGMDKKADGNLLILVDQHAAHERIRLEQLIADSYEKEAAACGKKKILSSSISPPLEIEVTEEQRRFLRSLFKNKLS
- the MLH3 gene encoding DNA mismatch repair protein Mlh3 isoform X5; its protein translation is MIKRLTEDVRARLRSGVTVNSLGQCVEELVLNSIDAKATCVAIRVDLEAFKIQVVDNGSGMGKEDLKAIGKRYFTSKCSSLRDLENLTFYGFRGEALASIANMANVVEISSKTSRTAKTFIKLFHNGQALEVCEAGLNRPSGGTTVTVCNLFHQLPVRRKCMDPALEMERVRQKVEAVSLMHPSVSLSLRNDVSCSMVLQLPKTRDVYSRFCQIYGLGRSQKLREISHKSGGFEISGFISTEGHYNKNMQFLYVNRRLVLKTRLHKLIDFLLRKQSVICKAKSVPASRQANSSPGRHRCGPELYGIFILNVTCAYSDYDVCLEPAKTLIEFQNWDVLLNCIEEGVKIFLKREHLFIEPCSEDIREFNERNDFRLHNASGLKPSILDKKSIQESFKKACNEIVDSYEMCTLQSKDVKRKSITGKKSSSLIESSKNVQETENAPLQNTAELSDPCRNNKAEISLPSKDDTVSDLMKSRTSEQEPKYINNSQKVLDTRLKPSEHLRSSLSGEARSDIREIDGCDDLGDCAEINIKDVGSQQGPVIQESNKIRVLNKDVIQSLLERDDPTETAVAPETISGSSFIRLRNARNRQTTEVKDDARRGAVSSLPLTLCLTDLVKSVMQNEPPSDCEQTETNLALNTQRRPGPVSAKDIFDRKVNVQSSNPKGISSNTKKEYTASFTREVCMADGNENKRLSHQVREEIAMPAPTNKRTYETSSHAELPLATSSGIPRKKIVIKNTRRQIAVPRPQPSKKLSLSTQLGSLEKFRRYYGRVKPTLPTPTSEQSKCGLPVLNSETNCDFSKNGNDDHGNFNSFETPPAEDTDSNNIGQGFGSLEKTLFCSGEMSQDKQALCQSPLTLSDYSLVSDKNTSCIRSPGSLSSKLSRMKTDHKEVEQLGEQFQTDSNRQDDHSFDLESSNNDFLYNVCQTYKSSLEKGREHKSNICEEATCFQSDGVIAESVKSPVSSSPLSSIEGEYTVSSGNILSLPSKDDCTNIIREDKSPLGESSEQNMKDTEVPHVTLQRNLEFSANNTSTDNPRNDSCSVWLQDFDALSDAEGGSLQSLLLEWDNPVFVPCPEIAVDVTSGQADSLAVKIHNILYPYRFTKDMVHSMQVLQQVDNKFIACLINTRNGMDKKADGNLLILVDQHAAHERIRLEQLIADSYEKEAAACGKKKILSSSISPPLEIEVTEEQRRFLRCCYKNLEDLGLELSFPETNNSLILVRKVPMCFIEREANELRRKRQPITKSIVEELIQEQVELMQTTRGGARGTLPLTFLKVLASQACHGAIKFNEHLTLEESCRLIEALSSCKLPFQCAHGRPSMLPLADIDHLQQEKQPKPNLTRLRKMARAWQLFGKKKEPI
- the MLH3 gene encoding DNA mismatch repair protein Mlh3 isoform X6; this translates as MIKRLTEDVRARLRSGVTVNSLGQCVEELVLNSIDAKATCVAIRVDLEAFKIQVVDNGSGMGKEDLKAIGKRYFTSKCSSLRDLENLTFYGFRGEALASIANMANVVEISSKTSRTAKTFIKLFHNGQALEVCEAGLNRPSGGTTVTVCNLFHQLPVRRKCMDPALEMERVRQKVEAVSLMHPSVSLSLRNDVSCSMVLQLPKTRDVYSRFCQIYGLGRSQKLREISHKSGGFEISGFISTEGHYNKNMQFLYVNRRLVLKTRLHKLIDFLLRKQSVICKAKSVPASRQANSSPGRHRCGPELYGIFILNVTCAYSDYDVCLEPAKTLIEFQNWDVLLNCIEEGVKIFLKREHLFIEPCSEDIREFNERNDFRLHNASGLKPSILDKKSIQESFKKACNEIVDSYEMCTLQSKDVKRKSITGKKSSSLIESSKNVQETENAPLQNTAELSDPCRNNKAEISLPSKDDTVSDLMKSRTSEQEPKYINNSQKVLDTRLKPSEHLRSSLSGEARSDIREIDGCDDLGDCAEINIKDVGSQQGPVIQESNKIRVLNKDVIQSLLERDDPTETAVAPETISGSSFIRLRNARNRQTTEVKDDARRGAVSSLPLTLCLTDLVKSVMQNEPPSDCEQTETNLALNTQRRPGPVSAKDIFDRKVNVQSSNPKGISSNTKKEYTASFTREVCMADGNENKRLSHQVREEIAMPAPTNKRTYETSSHAELPLATSSGIPRKKIVIKNTRRQIAVPRPQPSKKLSLSTQLGSLEKFRRYYGRVKPTLPTPTSEQSKCGLPVLNSETNCDFSKNGNDDHGNFNSFETPPAEDTDSNNIGQGFGSLEKTLFCSGEMSQDKQALCQSPLTLSDYSLVSDKNTSCIRSPGSLSSKLSRMKTDHKEVEQLGEQFQTDSNRQDDHSFDLESSNNDFLYNVCQTYKSSLEKGREHKSNICEEATCFQSDGVIAESVKSPVSSSPLSSIEGEYTVSSGNILSLPSKDDCTNIIREDKSPLGESSEQNMKDTEVPHVTLQRNLEFSANNTSTDNPRNDSCSVWLQDFDALSDAEGGSLQSLLLEWDNPVFVPCPEVLQQVDNKFIACLINTRNGMDKKADGNLLILVDQHAAHERIRLEQLIADSYEKEAAACGKKKILSSSISPPLEIEVTEEQRRFLRCCYKNLEDLGLELSFPETNNSLILVRKVPMCFIEREANELRRKRQPITKSIVEELIQEQVELMQTTRGGARGTLPLTFLKVLASQACHGAIKFNEHLTLEESCRLIEALSSCKLPFQCAHGRPSMLPLADIDHLQQEKQPKPNLTRLRKMARAWQLFGKKKEPI